CGCCAGCTTCGAATCGTTCACGAAGCCCTGCGGCAGCTTGGCCAGATCGTCGATCGAATCCTTCGACCACTTCTTCCATCGATCGAGTCGATGCTCCGCGTCGGCGAGATCCTTGAGCTGCTCCGCGCTGAGCTTGTCATCGGGCCGCTTGGGCATGCGCTCGTACTTCTCGTCCAGGTCCTTCAGGTCCGTCAGAAACTTGTCCAGGTCGGTGGCGATCTGCTGAAGTTTCGCGTCCACCTTCTTCGCCTCCGGGGGATTTTCCTGTTCGAGCCGCTTGAGCTTCTCGCGCATCTGCTCATTGCGGTCGAGTCGAACAAGGATTGCGTTCAGACGAGTAATGATGTCGTCCTGCACGGGCAGCGAATCGCTGGCAGCGTGTTTGCCCGCTTCGAGGTTCGCCGCATCGCGACAGCCCTCGAGCATCGAGAGCGCCTTGGCCATCGGATCGGCGGCCAGATCGCGCAACTCGGCGATGATCGTCTGCGCGGGAAATGCGTTGTCGGTCATCACCGTCGCGAGCTGCTGGGTCTGGCGGCGGATGAGATTTTGCCGATTGATCAGACCCGCCGGCGGATTCATCGCCGCGGTCTGGGCGCGATTGAGGCGCTGCTGACGGATGAGTTCCGCCACGGCCGCCGCGTAGTCGCTCGTCTGCTGCGACATCGACGCGGCCGCCTGCTCGGGCGTGAGCACGATCAGATGGTACACCCGGCTCGTCGCACGCCCCGGCCCGCTCGGCGACACGTCGTTGCGATCCGCCGCCGTCGCCCAGTATTCGAGCCGATCCCCCGCCGCGAGTTTGAGCCCGTTCATGTCGCTCGTCATCGTGAGTCGCAGCGTCTTGGCCGGCTCCGTCGTGTCGTTGGCCCATGTGCGGATCGCCGCCGGCTCCTTCGCATCATTGACCCGCCCCATCAGCGCGACCGGCCCGAGCCCGTAACGATCCTGCGCCTCGACAACGAACGACACCGCCGCGTCCGGCGTCACCTGCACGTCCCGCCCCGGCCCCGTGATCGCCACAACCGGCGGCGCATCATCCAGCACGCTGATCGTGTACGTCACCGCGCCGTCGACCTCGTATCCCTGCCCATCGCGCAGTTTCACATGCCAGCTTCCCGCTTTCTGAATCGTCATCTTCGCCGACCACGTCCGCGCATTGCCGCTCGATGCACACGCGATCGTCCGCCCGTCATCAAACACGAGACCCATCGCTTCAAGGTCCTTGCTTGCCTTGAGCGTCAGGTCCACCTGCGTCGTCGGCAGCGCACTGATGTGGCCGTCGAAGTTGTCGATGTGCTCATCGGCCATCGCCGTGTAGCGCGGGTGATGCAGCGTCGCCGTCATCTTCTCCACGCGCGGCCGGGCATCGACGATCACGCGCGTCTGGCCGCTCGTCGCGTCGCCCGCCGTCACGACAAATCGCAAGCCCACGTCGACCGCCGGCATCGTGTAGCTGAATGCGCCGCCCGGTCCCGCCGTCATCTCCGCGCGTCGCATGCGGCCGACTTCGTCCGTCCACCGCACCGACGCTTCGCTCACCGCCGCGCTGCCCGCACGGGCGCTGACCTTCGCCTCGATCTTCAGGGCGGCGCCTTCAAGCACATGCACCGTCCCCGTCGGCGTCACCGTCACATCCGTCCATGCAAACGCCTCGATCGACGCCAGCGGCATGAGCACACGCGCCATGCTCACGCGCGCGCCCGGTCCGCCGACCCCCGCATACCCCGCCAGCAGCGCCGCCGCGATGAGCAGCCCCGCCGTATACCGCCTCATCGCCGGCTCGCTCGCCACGCGGCCCGCCTCCAGGTCGTCCATCGCGATCGCCCCCTGCTCAATGATCGCCTCGATCAACGCCGGCGCGGTCCATGTCGCTTCGCGCCCAAGCTGAAGCGCATTGATGATGCGGTTGCGCGAAGCGGGATGACGACGCTCAATCATCGCGGCGAAAAAATCGTCGTGATGGGCCGTGCGCAGCGTCCGACTCGCATGCCGCGCCGCCGCCAGCGCCGCGCCGTACACGCAAGCCGCCTGCACGACGCGGCCGACGTGCCCGAAGGCGATCCATTGATCGAGCGCCGATGTCGCCGTGAGCACGGCCGCCGCGACGCCGAGCGTGAGCATGATCGTCTCGACCGCCCGGCGGAAGCGCCATGCCTGCCGCACCGCCCCGACCTGATCCACCAGCATCATGTACGCTTCGGTCATGAGTCACCCTGCCTTCATGCCAGATGGTTCCGCCGCCGCACGAACCACTCGACGCTCGTCATCGCGATGAACATCATCAGCACCAGCGGATGATTCCACAGGTGCGCCGTCTTCGCCTCGTACGCCACGCGCGGCTCGTCGCCGAGGTTGGCGAGCATCTTCGAAAGCTCCCCCGTATTGTCGATGTCCGCGTAAAGTCCACCTGTGACGCGCGCGATCTGCGCCATCGACGTCGGATTCGTCAGCGGATTGTCCATTTCCAATTTCGATCCGCGCACGAGAAACTCGGCGACTTGACTGGCCGCGTCCTTCTCGCCGGTCACACCGGGCGTGACGAGTCGGGCGGTGATCTCGAATCGCCCGCCGCGATCCGGGAAGTAGGAGGCGGTCCATGCATCCGCATCCCCCGCCGCCGGCTCGGCCTTGAGCGGCGTCGCCGTTCCGTCGGGCGAGCGCACCTCCAGCCGCAGCGCCGTCTCGCCCGCCGCGATGCCGGGGGTCATCGCCGCGGGATTGCGCTTGACGCGAATCATCACATTTCGGCCGCGCTCGTACGACGGTTCGTTGGTGGCGATCGACAGCACGGTGCTCGTCGTCAGATCGCGATGGGCGAGGTAACGCATGATCTGCGACCAGAACCGCACATACACCGTATCGCTGCGGCCGGCGAGCCGGGCGAAGCGCGACCAGCGCCAGGTCGAGTCGGCGGTGATGAGCATGACCGTGCCCTTGCCGAACTTCTGCTCAATGAGCACAGGCGTCGGCGACGATCCGCCGAAGGCGTGCTCGGCCAGCACCGTCGCCCCGCTTTTGACATCGCCCGCCGCGGCGCATCCGAGCAGCGGCGGAAGATCGCGCCAGGCCGCTTCGTCCGTCGCGCGGTCGCCGGTCATGACCATCGCCGGATGCGCCATGCCCGCCGGCGTCAGCGCGAAACTGAACGCCTGATCGATCTGCCGCACCGGCCCGCCCAGTTCGATCGGCAGCGCGTCCGCCAGCGGCGTGCCCGTAAGGCCCTGACTCGACAGATTGCGGTAGCCGCCCATGACGATCATCCCGCCGCCCTGATCGATCCATTCGCGCAGAGCGCGGTACGCCGCGACGTCGAGCATGCGCCCTTCAAAATCCCCGAGTACGACCGCGTCGATCTTCGCCAGTCGCTCCTTGCTGATCACTTCATTGCCGAAGAGCGCGCCCGCCCCGGGGCCCGCGAGCTTGTCGGGGTTCGCCGATCGCACGAACGACACGAGGTCGACATCCGGGTCCTGCCGCAGTCGATCGCGCAGGTACGTCAGTTCGCTGCGCAGCGTGCCCTCCACCAAGAGCACGCGCATCGGCTCCGCATCGACGCGCATCTTGAACATCGTCATGTTGTTCGCTCCCGTCGGCTCGTTCGCCGCCGTCGCCAGCCGGGCGGTCATCACAAAATCGCCCGGCTCGTCGGGTGTGAACGTCACGGAGACGCGCTGCGTGATCGCGCCGGCGGGCAGGTCGACGGGCTGAGTGTGCAGCACGGCTCCGCCGCGCTCGATGGTCAAGGTCGACTTCGTCGCCTCCCCGCCGTCCTTGCGCACGAGGGCCTGCACCGTCGCCGCATTGTGCACGCGCACGCGCGCCGGCCCTTCCGCCGAGAGGAGCGCCAGATCGAACGCCCCGCCGCTTTCCCGCCGCGGGGCAGCGAAGCCGATGGCGTACACCGGTTCGGAAAGATCGGCAAGCGTCATGTAGTCCGCCCGGCCGGTCGTGTCCTGCCCATCGCTGATGAGCACGATGCCGGCAAGCCCCTGCCCGCGCATCGACGCCTCGGCCGCTTCGACCGCGCGCATCAGATTCGTCTGTTCGCCGTTGGGTTCCGCCGGCGGCGCGTCGAGCTTCCGCCCGTCCATGCCGAAGAGCCGCACGTCGAATCGCTCGCCGAGCGGCGACGCGGCGATCCACGCCTTGGCCTTCTCGTACCGTGTCCGACCGGCGTGATCGAGGCCCATGCTCTGCGAATCGTCGAGCACGATCGCCACCGCCGGCTTGTGCACGCGGCGCGTCTGATGCGTGATCGCCGGCTTCACCAGCGCCGAAAGCAGCAGCGCCACCGCCGCCAACCGCAGCGCCATCAGCCACCATGCCAATCGCTTTCCGCTCCGCTGATACATCCGCGCATACGTGAGCACCAGCACGCCGACCGATGCGAGAATCACGATCGCCCAAAGCCACGGTGGATCGAAGTTCTCGAGCGTCATGACGGAGAGCGTCGCGTTCATCACGCCGCCTCCTTCGCCGCCGGGGCGCCGTCGCCGATCGCATCGCGGCGCGACAAGGGATTTGCCTCCGCCGCCTCGCGACGCCGGCTGAGCCAGTTCGCCAGCGCCGGCTCGAACAAACCAACCATAAGCGCGATGACCAGCAGCGCATCCCAAAGCCCCCAACCCTGCCGCGCCGCCCGTGCCGCCTGCGCGATGCTTTCGGGTTGATCGATGTACACCCACGCCGCGGCCGGGTCGACCCGCTCGCCCACCGCCGCCTTGTTTAAATACGAAAGCCGCGACTCGTCGTGCGGCATGTTCACCGCGAAAGCGTACAGCGGCGGCGCACTCGCCGGCGCTCCCGCATCGCGCACCGTGTACACACCCGCCCGATCCGTCTGTGAAAAGCGCATCGCCGCATCCGCATACGCGGGCCTTCCGCCGGGCGTCGTGATCAACGGCGACTGTTGCGACGCGATCGACCGGGGCAACTGCACCGTGTCGCCCGTGGCGAAAAAGCCGCTCCGCCCCACCGGCGGCTCCGACAGATAACTCACCACCCGATACACCCACGGCACAAACAGCGGCTCGAGCGGGAGATTGTTCCAGTCACGGTCGAGCGTCGAAACGAACATCATCACCCGCCCGCGCCCGAATGCTTTCTCCGTCATCAAAGCGTCGCCCCCATCCGTCTCCATCAGCACCGATGCGCCACCCGGCTCGAGAGCGAAGCGCTTGTCGAACTTAATTGACGCGAGACGACCGAGTTCGCCTGCGTCGAAGCCCGCCATCGCCGGATGCGACGGATCGACCCATGCGACGAACCCGCCGCGCGTCGGATCGTCGAGCCGCTGCGTGAGTCGGCCCGGCAACAATCCCCCGTGCAGACGAGCCGGGCCGATCATGGCGTTGTAGGCGTCCATGTCCACGCGGTCGCCGAGCGTGATGAGCAGATTCGTTCCGCCGTCGACCGCATGTTCGATCGCCGCCAGCGCCGCGGGCGAAAGCGCCGACACATTGGCCAGGATCAACATCGGATACGCCGCGAGCTTGTCGGCATCGAGGCGGCTCGCATCGAGCGTATCGATAGTGACCGGCGTTTCGTTCGCCCCGGCCCCGAGGGCTGCGCGGAAGAAGAACAATTCGTCGGCCGAGGCGATTTCCGACGCGGCGCCGTTCATGACGCCGATGCGGATGCGGTCATTGACAAAGAGCGCGAAGTACCGGCGGTTGTCGGCGTCGAGCGCATCGGGATGCGTCAGCGACGCGCCGTCGACTTCGATGCGCCCCGTGTGCCATCCGCCGTCGGCGAAGCGATGCACGAAGCGGACCATCTGGCGCTGACCGGCCGCGAGTTCGACGGAGCGTGTGGCGACGATCTTGTCGTCGATGATGAGGTTGACGTTGACGGTCATCGGGTCGCCGTCGGTGTTGACGAGGGCGCGGAAGGTGAACGGGACGCCGAGCAGCGGGCGCGGCGAGCTGTACTGCACGGCGTCGACGGACACGTTGGCGGGCGATTGGGCGGGCTGGGTCGAGACCATCATGAGCCCGCGCGTCGGGCCCGGATCGAGCGGGGTTGCGGCGGGCAATGCGGCGTCGGCGAGGTCGCTGATGACGTCGATTTCCTGCTGGCCCGACGCGGTGCCGAGCACTTCGCCGGCCTTGTCGAGCGCTCCTTGCACATCCGTTGCCAGATCGCTGAGCGTCACCTGCGCGATCGCCTGCCGCGCCTGCTCCAGATCACTCGTCGGCGGGTCGAACAGCACGGTCGGCCCGGCGGCGCGGCGACCGGCGAGCACGATCGTCACACGATCGCCGCGCAAGGTCGACAGATCATCGACTAGCTGTTTTGCCGCCGCCTTGGCGCGGTCGAGCTGCGACCCGCGCGCGTCGCCGGCGGCCATCGACGCCGAGTCGTCGAGCACGATGGCGACGGTGCGCTTGCCCGAGCCGAAAATGCCCGACAATCCCGGAATGCGCAGCAGCGGCTGCGCCAGCGCCAGCGCGAACAGGATGAGCAGCGCCATGCGAAGGAACATGAGCAGTCGATCCTGCACGCGGGCGCGCCGGGCGCTTCGCAGAAACTGCTCGTCGAAGAAGCGCGTGGTGGAGAAGACGATCTTCTTTCTCTGTCGGCTGCGGCGCAGATGAAGCAGCAGCGGGATCGCCGCCGCGAGCGTGCCGAGCAGGAACCAGGGGGCGAGGAAGATCATCGGTTACGTCATCCTCACGCGGCTTGCCGCCTGCCGCTGCGACAGGTACCGGGCCAGGAACGTGTCGAACGGCTGCGACGTGTCGGCGAGCGCATACCCGATCTGCCGCGCGGTCAAGCCAGTGCGGATCGCATCCAGATAGCGCGTCAGCTCGGCGAGGTAGTGCCGCTTCACCGCCTCGGCGTCGGCGCTGATGATCCGCCCGGTTTCGATGTCCTCGATCTGACCGGCATCGACGAATGGAAACGTCAGCTCATCGCGGTCGAGCATCTGAAGCACGATGACCTCATGCTTGCGATGACGAAAATGCCCGAACGCATCGAGCAGCGCTTCCGGCGGCGCGGACCCGCTGAAAAGATCGCTGAGCACGATCACCAGCGCCCGCCGCTTGAGCGTCTCGGCCAGCTCGTGAAACACGGCGGGCAGATCGGTTTCGCCGGCGGGTTCGACGGCTTCGAGCGCTTCGGTGACGGCGGCGAGATGACGGTGGCCCTGCCGCGGGGGGATGTTGAGGCGGGTTTTGTCATCGTGGACGATCAGGCCGAACGCGTCGTGCTGGGTCTGCATCAGATACGCCAGCGATGCGGCGCAGTACCGGGCGTAGTCGAGCTTGCTCATCGGGCCGGCGGACTGGTAGGTCATCGACTTGCTGGCGTCAAGCAAGATGTAGCAGCGGAGATTGGTCTGCTCCTCGAATTGCTTGACGTAGAGCCGATCGCGCCGGGCGGCGAGCTTCCAGTCGAGATAACGCGGCTCGTCGCCGGGCGTGTACTGGCGATGCTCGGCGAACTCGACGCTGAACCCGCGGTGCGGCGAACGATGCTGACCCGAGTACAGACCTTCGACGACCAGCCGGGCGGCGAGACTCATGTTCCTGAGCTTCGCCAGCGCCGCCGGATCGAGAAAGCGGCTCGACTGTCCGGGAAACGTCGTCATATCAGTGACCCGCCAGCGCGTCATATTCCTGCGGCGTCGGCTCGCTGACCTTGTCGAGCAGTTCCGCGATGATCGAATCGGCGGAAAGCCCCTGCGCCTCGGCGTGATAGTTGGGCACGACACGATGGCGCAACACCTGCGGCGCGACCGCGCGGACGTGATCGCATGTCACATTGAATTCGCCCGTCAAGGCCGCCCGCGCCTTGGCCGCCGTCGCCAGCGCCTGCATCGCCCGCGGCCCGACGCCCCAGCTCACATATTGCTTCACATGTCCCGGCGCCATCGCTTCCCCCGGCCGCGTCGCTCGACCGATCTTCACGCAATACATCGCCACATGGTCCGACACCGGCAATTGTCGAATCAACTTCTGCAGCGAAATGATCTCTCCGGCGGTCAGCACCTTCTCGATGTTCGGGTCCATCGTTGCAGCCGGCGCCTTGACGATGGCGAGTTCCTCGGCGATCGAGGGGTAATCGACCTTGAGCATGAACATGAAGCGGTCGAGCTGCGCTTCGGGGAGCGGGTAGGTGCCTTCCTGTTCGATGGGGTTTTGCGTCGCGAGGACGAAGAACGGGCTGGGCAGGTCATGCGTCACGCCGCTGGAGGTGATCTGCCTTTCCTGCATGGCCTGAAGGAGCGCGGCCTGGGTCTTGGGCGGCGTGCGGTTGATTTC
The nucleotide sequence above comes from Planctomycetota bacterium. Encoded proteins:
- a CDS encoding VWA domain-containing protein, which gives rise to MIFLAPWFLLGTLAAAIPLLLHLRRSRQRKKIVFSTTRFFDEQFLRSARRARVQDRLLMFLRMALLILFALALAQPLLRIPGLSGIFGSGKRTVAIVLDDSASMAAGDARGSQLDRAKAAAKQLVDDLSTLRGDRVTIVLAGRRAAGPTVLFDPPTSDLEQARQAIAQVTLSDLATDVQGALDKAGEVLGTASGQQEIDVISDLADAALPAATPLDPGPTRGLMMVSTQPAQSPANVSVDAVQYSSPRPLLGVPFTFRALVNTDGDPMTVNVNLIIDDKIVATRSVELAAGQRQMVRFVHRFADGGWHTGRIEVDGASLTHPDALDADNRRYFALFVNDRIRIGVMNGAASEIASADELFFFRAALGAGANETPVTIDTLDASRLDADKLAAYPMLILANVSALSPAALAAIEHAVDGGTNLLITLGDRVDMDAYNAMIGPARLHGGLLPGRLTQRLDDPTRGGFVAWVDPSHPAMAGFDAGELGRLASIKFDKRFALEPGGASVLMETDGGDALMTEKAFGRGRVMMFVSTLDRDWNNLPLEPLFVPWVYRVVSYLSEPPVGRSGFFATGDTVQLPRSIASQQSPLITTPGGRPAYADAAMRFSQTDRAGVYTVRDAGAPASAPPLYAFAVNMPHDESRLSYLNKAAVGERVDPAAAWVYIDQPESIAQAARAARQGWGLWDALLVIALMVGLFEPALANWLSRRREAAEANPLSRRDAIGDGAPAAKEAA
- a CDS encoding DUF58 domain-containing protein translates to MTTFPGQSSRFLDPAALAKLRNMSLAARLVVEGLYSGQHRSPHRGFSVEFAEHRQYTPGDEPRYLDWKLAARRDRLYVKQFEEQTNLRCYILLDASKSMTYQSAGPMSKLDYARYCAASLAYLMQTQHDAFGLIVHDDKTRLNIPPRQGHRHLAAVTEALEAVEPAGETDLPAVFHELAETLKRRALVIVLSDLFSGSAPPEALLDAFGHFRHRKHEVIVLQMLDRDELTFPFVDAGQIEDIETGRIISADAEAVKRHYLAELTRYLDAIRTGLTARQIGYALADTSQPFDTFLARYLSQRQAASRVRMT
- a CDS encoding AAA domain-containing protein, coding for MSRLGSGPLADKIASQTAPTPPPALDPAVIQRLGAARQTLRDEIGKVIVGQTAVLDDLLTAIFAGGHALMVGVPGLAKTLIVSTIARAIDLHFKRIQFTPDLMPADITGTEVVEENRATGERTFRFVPGPIFANIVLADEINRTPPKTQAALLQAMQERQITSSGVTHDLPSPFFVLATQNPIEQEGTYPLPEAQLDRFMFMLKVDYPSIAEELAIVKAPAATMDPNIEKVLTAGEIISLQKLIRQLPVSDHVAMYCVKIGRATRPGEAMAPGHVKQYVSWGVGPRAMQALATAAKARAALTGEFNVTCDHVRAVAPQVLRHRVVPNYHAEAQGLSADSIIAELLDKVSEPTPQEYDALAGH